The nucleotide window TTACGCTTCCAGCAGGTCATCTGAACCAAAGTATAAACTGTAATGCGGGCATTTACCTTGTTGGTGTCGAAGCAGACTTTATATTTGATGAGTATGCAGCGTAGAAGGGTAACTGAATATCTTGTCTAATTTTATAGCGATTCGCTTCGCATCTCGCCTGGAGGCGCGTCCGTGGGATGCGCCCAATCGCCTAAAAATTACTCTATCTAAAAGTAGGCAAAACAATTGAATGTATTATACACTATACAGGTATCTTGTATAAATTAATATAATATCTATAGTTAAGTATTTTATATATGCTTATTAAATTGTCAACTGATAAGAGTCTTGTGTAAAATAGCGAAAATCATTTTGTTTTTTTGTTTCATTTAATTTCAACTAAACTGATAGCTTGTTTATCTAGCGTTATAATTTATTATCGACAAGAATCTTATCGAATATGCATGGTTATAAAACTGACGATAATCGTTTAATAGCTATTTTTAAATCAAGCCGAGATAGCTGGAAAAACAAGTGTGCTTTAAAACAGAAAAAAATCAAATCTCTAGAGATAAAGCTACGAGATACCGCTTTTAGTAGAGCTAAATGTCAGCATAGAACAAAAGTAATCCAAACTCAGTTAGGAGATAAGGAAGCTCTTCTACAAGAACAAAGTTTACTTATCAAAGCTCAACAAGCTGAAATTCAATTGCTAAAAAAAAATCTCACCCACTCAAGCATTCAATCAAAGAGCAACCCGAAGTAGTTGATGTAACCATCGACCACTATCAGGATTCACAAGAATTAATTTCTCTAAAGCCCACTCACTATACTTATCCTGCCTTCATCATTAAATTAGCTATTGAGCAACGATTGACTAATTTTACTAGTTGGCGCGGTATCGAACGCAATTTTCGCCTCTTTTCTCAATTTTTCTCGATGCCAACCCCAGATTTTCGCACTATTCGACAATGGTTTTTGAAATTGGGTCTTTTTGAACTTAAACAACCCAAAGAACCTCGCTCCGACTGGATCTTTATTCTCGATACTACCTTCGGTCATAGTCACAGAAAATGTTTTCTGATTCTCGGTATTCCCTATCAACAATGGTTACACAAACTTCATTCTGATGATCCTCAGCTGCGATATCATGATTTACAGGTCTTGTCTTTAAACGTTCTTGAAAGTACCAAAGGTTCTATTTTGGCTTCGATCCTTGATGATTTAACCTCTATTGTTGGTCAACCTCTACAAATTATTTCCGACCATGGTGCCGATTTAATCCGAGGTATTAAACTACATCGGCAACAGCACCCTGAGATTATTTCTACCTACGATTTTACTTACTTCTGTTGCATTATGGTTTAAAGCTAAAGCTGATCAAGATGTTCGCTTCAGCAACTTTCTGGCTATCTGTAGTTGGATTCGCTCTCAAATCAATTCTACGCTTCTTATCTTTTTTGATGGCTTTAGGAGCCAAATCCCTTGCTCGGTATCACAATGTAGATATTTTTATTCATTGGGCAGCTAATATCTTTCAATATTGGGACAAACAAGATTTTTCCCTCATCGATGCCAATCCTTCAATTGGGCTAAAAAAGTTTTTGAGTTATTTTCGCCCATTGTTGCACTATCGACCAGAACTCGATACCTATAGGGGCGTTCTTTCTCTTTATAGTTGCGCCAAACAACTGTTGACTCAAAATGGTTTACATCAACAATCAGCCTCCGATTGGCTTAAATTAAGTCAAAAATTGACTAACTCTCCTGAAATTCAACACAGTATTCAACAGGTCACTCAATACTTAACTACCCAAACACAACATATTCCTCAATCTCTTGTTTTGAGTGCTTTGTCGAGAGTTCAAACTTAATCTTGCGCATGATCTGGGGATACCCTTTCTCCAACTCCTGTGTGAGATATTTTGGATGATAGCCGTGGTCTAACAAGATTGTAATCTTGGGAATGTTCATCGGCTTGGCGCGAAAATAGTCAATGTTTTGGGTCAACATCTCAATCAACCCCGCATCATCAGAAATACTGGCTCTCGTACAGTGCGTGAAGAAAGGAAAGCCTAACGTATCTACTGCCAGATGCCGTTTGATGCCATTGGTAGCTTTGTAGAAGCAGAAGCCTTTTGACTCCACACTCGCATTGCAGGTATTCTCGACAGCTTGCGAGTCAACGATCATCAACGTTGTCCACTGGGCTTTTGTCTTGGTGCGCGTTCCCTTGCGGAGGAAACCTCCGCGGGGTCGCACCGCTTTTTCACGCCTTCGCGTACTTGTCCATGTAATACATTCATCAGTTTCTCGATTGAACCCGCTTGGCGCCACTGTTTGTAGTGCCAGTAGACCGTCGAGTAAGGCGGCAAGTCTTTGGGCAAATCTTCCCAATTGTATGCGAAGCGGTATCCTTTAGGGCAGCCATTCTTTAGTTGATAGAAGATGCCATTTAATAGTTCTCGCTTTGTCCAGTTGGACGGTCGAGTTGATTTTTTCTGAGGCAAGATCTCAACTAGTAAGGGTTCAAGAATTTCCCACTCTTGGTCGGTTAAGCTACTGGAGTAAGTCATGAGGGCTACGTTATTCTAGAGGCAATGATCTTATTTGTTACAGTCAAAAGATGTCAAATGGGTTCTATAGAGTAGTAATTGATAGAAATAGAGTTACAGGTGCGGGAGTTACATCAGGGATTGACTTCGGTTTAACTTTACTCAGCTTACTACTTGACGAAGATACGGCGAAAACAACTCAGTTAATGATGCAATACAGTCCTCAGCCACCCTTTGATTCAGGCACGCCCAAAACCGCAGATTTGCAGACTACGGAAGCTTTACTTCAGGCAGGAAAGCCTTTTATTGATGCTCTTATGCAGCAAACCAAAATTATTAGACGGGTCATAAAACCTCGTCTGTAGCGAAGCCGAAGGCGGGGAGAGTCAGGCAACGTCATTAAATGATTCATCTACAGTTTTGCTAAACGATCGCACAAGAGCCACAATTTCATCAGCCCGATCATCGTTAAAGACCCCATCCAGCCCACTGCTATGATCATCAGTAAAGGGTGACTTGTAAAGTAAACCTGGATTCATTACCCCATTCTAGGTCAGGTAATCGATAATATTCTCCACAAAGCGAATCTGATTGGCAGTAAAGTTATACCAATTTTCAAAAGTGGCTAGAGAGATAAAGCATTAGTAAAATATTCCCAGTTTGCCAAAGAAACAATAGCCCTCTTTTGTCAGTATCCGAAATTTCCTATTAATAAAAGGTTTTCAAGAGCAACGATATCAATTCATTGAGCCATTTGTAGTTAAATTTTCGTCATCCGCTCGCCTGAGAAAATTTCTATTAAGAAAAAACTTCTCGATCGCTTATTGGATAATGGTTACAGAATTTAGAAATTGCTAGTGTTTTCGGAGTCTGACAAAAGAGGGATAACTTTTAGAATATGCCACCATCAATCAAGGCAATACGCGAGAAAATAAACCAAAATGACTTTGAACTTTCTAAGCACGCGGTTGACCAATCGATTATTAGAAATATTCCGATAGCGGAAATTATTGAAGCCATTCAGCGAGGGGAGATTATCGAAGATTATTATGCCGATGATAAATATGGAGCGAGTTGTTTGATAGCAGGATTTACTATTAGAGATCGCCCTGTACACATTCAATGCAGCTATCCTTCACGTCCGTTAGTTAAAATCATTACTATCTATCAACCTAATAGCGATTTTTGGAACAAAAACTTTACCCAAAGGAAAAATTAAAAATGACCCAAGAATATAATGAAAAGTTAGTTGAAGCCAACGTCACTTACTCACTAGAAATGAACGGAAAATTTTTTCTCATTGAAAACGTTCCCGCACGAGTCAACCCTGAAACTGGAGAGCAGTTTTTTTCTCCTGTCACTGTAGAACGTATCCAAAATATTATCAACCAGCAACAAAAACCAAGTCATTTTATTAAAACCCCTGTTTACAATTTTGCAGTCTAGTTCTTAATTCTCAACGGCAAATTATTGATTGCTACATTGTTGAGCATAAAAAGGCGATCCTTTATTGCCCCTGATTTCTTTTCATTATTTTCTTGAGATAGTCCAAGCTATAGCCTCGTTTGACTGCTGCCTCCCATAGTTCCCATGAGCCAGAAATACAGATCCACTGTTCCCCCTCTCTGATTTGCTGACCCGAACAATACCCCAATTCACGAGCTAAGTCATACCAGTGACGAAATACTGTTGCTTTGTCTATTTGTTGAGTTTCCGAGTCGCGATCGCCATTGCCTTCAACCAAAGTTTTACTCCCCCAATCGCCCTTTAGTGCCGACACAAAATAGCCCGAAACATTTGGTATATGACTATCTCGCTTCCTTGCTTTTAATAAGGCAACTGCACTTTCTACTTTCTCTCTTGAATACAGCTTCAGAAGACTTGTCACCGTCTTGTTGATTGGTATTCCAGTACTGTCTAATAATGGTATCAACTTTTCCCATTTAGCGTTGACTATATAGTCAACTTGGATGCTGGTTTTTTCCTCACCTATGTTTTGCTTATTTGGTTGTGATTCGGAGTTTTTTTGACCAATAGAAGTATTTAATTCTTCTGAATGAGGATTACTTTGTTTTTGTTCTTTTTCTTTTTCTAAAGCTGTTTTTGTTGAAGCAGCAGCAAATTTATTCTTTTGCTCTGCTGTTTTTTCTTTAGTAGTAATCTTTGGTTCATATAATGAGACTTCACTATTGCTCATCTCAAGGGTTGGGTATCCCTCACCTCGATCTGTGTTACTCCTCATCTCGACCATTTCAGTACTTCTGGAGGTTTCAGCACCCAGAAATTCACCCAGGCGATCGCAATTTAGCGAGTAATAATTTGTCTGATTCCATTGTTTTTCTTTATGGCGAATTACCTTGACTATTCCCAGCGATCGCAATAAAGACATTGCTTTTCTAAACTGCCAGACAGAAAGCCAGGGGAACTGCTGATTTACCCAGTCTACAAATGTATTGTAGACATACTTAACTCCATTAATAACAGTCCCCACACCGTCTTTGTTCATCCAGTAGTTGAGTTGCTGAACGATTACGGCTGCATTTATATTTCCCAACGCTGCTGCAATAGACGCATCAAACATTCGCGTGTTAGTTGGAGAGGTCGATAAGATGCTCATTTTTCAATACCTCTAACTACATTTAAGCGGTTAAAAGGCAGTTGCGCGAAATCAAAGGTGCAATTTTCACTCACACCATTTAAAATGGACATAATTACTGATTCCTTTTTTGGGATATTGGTTTGAAAGCGATCGCAACTCTTTCCACGGATATGCGATCGCTTTTGCTTTAGGACAGAGATCTAATTCTTTATTCTTCTAGCTCGAAATCTTTAGCCATTGTTAAACCTCCAGCACGAATTGCTCTTTCCAAAAGATCTGAACGAGTCATTCGATACTCTTGAGCCTTTTTGTCAATTTCTTCACTTGCAAAATCTGTAATCATAAAACATTTTTGTTTTTTTACCTCTCCGTAAGCCCCTGGTTTGGAGCGAACATCTTTTGACATCATAGATACCAGCATATCAGTACCTCATTAGGTTAACCTACTTTTTATCTTATCATAAGTATACTGATGTCAACATATTGACATCAGTATATCAGGATGTTAATATGAATATATTGGAAGCGGAAAGCAAAATAATTGATTACGGAGAGAACTTTCGTTGAAGTAATTATTTCAAGAAACATTTATCCGCAAGCCATAGAAGTTAACTAATCAATGTAAACAAATTCTCAAATCAAAAAGCGATCGCTAGTCCTGATAAAACAAGGCGATCGCTCCTAAATAACCACCAATTAAGAGGTTAATAAATATCATGACGCAAGCTATAGTAGTCAAGCCAACTCCGCCTGTAAAAACCTGCTCTACTTGCCCACATTTCAATAATTTCTATGAAGTAAACGGACGTGGATGGTGCAAGCTTTTTGACCGCCAAGCCAGAGAGCATCATGAAATTACTAATGACTGCATCATATCTTCTGACTTAGCAGTTTCTCACGAACTAGAAAATAACTTAGATATTTTTCCCGATATTAATCTTGAGGAACTTGAAGCATTTCCAACAGAGGAAATAATAGACGAAGCAGATAAACCTCACTCGGATTATGAAGTGGGAAGCATCGTTAAAGTAATTGATGCTGACGAAGACCATACAGAGTGGGCGGTTTTCGAGATAGTTGAATGTAAGTACAACCCAAATCTTTATGACAGCATTGAAACTTATCTAAATCAATGTGAGTGGTACTATCGCCTATGTAGTTATCAAGATGGCAATACGATGCCTTCTAATAACTTTGTGGTAGATAAATCTTTGTGGGTCAGAGAAGATGAAATTTGCGATTTTGATATGTCCTGGAATGTCTGTACCGAAGAGATATTTTAATTAGCTTTCACAGGCGATCTCATCTTCAAAGCGATCGCCTTTGATTCCCAAGAAGCAAAATCGCTATAGTAGAACATAGATGCTATTTACTACATTTGTGGCTTTAGCTCAAATTAATCGTGGTGTGGAAAGTCAGAGTAATAAACGTCTTTCTATAGCTTCAGCTAAAGACAGTTGCAGTCTGGAAGAGAATGCTGATTTACTACTGATGTTGTATCGCGATGAATATTACAATTCAGACACTTTAGATTTAGGTGTTATGGAAATTATTGTAGGCAAAAATCGTAATGGTTCTACTGGAACTTGCATGGTAATGTTTAACCCTAGTATTGGTAACTTTAGTAACTTTAAAAATTCAATTCTTTAATTCAATTAATTGATATTTTTGATTGGCAAAAACTAGGTAAAATAGCAAACTTAAGCAATTTCGCCAATTTACGTTCCTGGGAGTAAGTAGTTATATTGGGGTAAATACCGATATGGCGAAATCTCATTGGGAATAAAGCATGGCGTTTGAGCAGGAATTAGATATTTATTTGCGATCGCGTTTTACCTTAATATTTTAGTTACGTCAGAGGAAGAACGGGCATTACAGAGCGTTAAGCAAGTATGCAACAAAGCCATAATTAACGAGCCAAAATTTTCTTCATTTGGTTCGACGAAACTATCGGTCATAACCGCAAAAGAACTTTGACCATTGCTTGAAGACGTAACTTTTTTTCTAACTAATTTAGGCTAATAGACAGCATGAGCATAAAAAGTTTCATTCTTGTCGATGGCGCGATCGCCAATTTGTTAAATTGTTTTATCTCTTAAAGTTTAAGAAACGATATACTCTGTAGTAATATAGCTAATAACACTCGTTGGGAGAGAGTGTAATGATTACTCTACTTGGAGTTGCCATTCACAGCAAAATTTATGAAAGTTCGGCAACTCTTGTCTATCGGGGGATTAGAGAGCAAGATAATCGTTCAGTTGTCGCTAAAGTTCTCAAGCAAGATTATCCTTCTCCTGGGGAATTAACTCGCTACAGGCAAGAATATGAAATTACCCATTCTCTCAACATCGATGGTGTAGTTAAGGCATACAGCCAGGAGGATTATCAGCGCACGCTCGTTATCCTGCTAGAAGATTTTGGCGGGGAGTCTTTAGAACGCTTACAGCAGCGATCGGACTTCTACCCCATGCCCTTAGCGAATTTTCTCGGTTTGGCGATCGCCATTACTGATACTCTAGGCAAAATCCATGCGGCTCATGTCATCCATAAAGATATCAATCCTGGCAACATTGTCTTTAATCCGAACACTGGCGTTGTCAAAATCATTGATTTTGGCATTGCCACTCGCTTCAGTCGCACCAATCCCACATTCAAAAGCCTCCATCTTCTAGAAGGAACCCCCGCATACCTGTCGCCAGAGCAAACCGGACGGATGAACCGGATGCTCGACTATCGCACTGATTTCTACTCACTGGGCGTAACCTTCTACGAACTGTTGACGGGACAATTACCGTTTCCCACTAAAGATCTTCTAGAGCTAGTCCACTGCCACATTGTTAGACCGCCGACTCCTCCGCACGAATTGAACGCGACGATTCCCCAACCCGTCTCAGATCTGATTTTGAAACTGACGGCGAAGAATGCGGAGGATCGCTATCAAAGTGCCTGGGGCATCAAAGCGGATCTAGAATGCTGCGCTCAACAACTGGCAGAAATGGGGCAGATTAAGGCCATGTCGTTGGGACTGCAAGATGTTTCAGAACAGTTTTGCATTTCTCAAAAACTGTATGGACGAGAAACCCAGACTAAAGCATTATTGGCAGCGTTTGACAGAGTGGCTAGAAAAGAGACGTTTGGCGAAATTTGTCAGCTAGAGTCAGGCATAAAAAATGCTCAATTCAATGTCGAACTCATGCTCGTTGCTGGTTACGCTGGCATTGGCAAAACGGCATTGGTGCAAGAACTCTATAAACCCATCACAACCAAGCACGGCTACTTTATATCAGGTAAATTCGATCAATTCAGGCGCAATGTTCCCTACAGCGCTATTGTGGCTGCTCTACAAAAGTTGGTGCAGCAGCTCTTGGGAGAATCGGATGAGCAGGTGGAATTGTGGCGATCGCGTCTACTCACTGCTTTGGGAAGCAACGGACAAATTATCATAGATGTCATTCCCGAAGTTGAGTTCATTATTGGCAAGCAGCCACCCGTGCCCGAAGTTGGAGCAACAGAAGCACAGAATCGCTTCAATCTTCACGTTTCAAAGGTTTGTGCGGGCGTTTTGTGCAAAAGAGCATCCCCTGGTCATCTTTTTAGACGATCTACAGTGGATCGATTCTGCGACGTTGAAGTTAATTGAACTCATATTGCTTGACGAGCAAACTCAATCTCTGTTTTTGATCGGAGCCTATCGAAATCATGAAGTGTCTTCAACGCATTCATTAATTTTGATGCTGGAGAGCTTGCGAAAGCAGGGGGCAGCGCTTCAAAAAATCACCCTGCCCCCCTTAACGCTGGAACCGTTGACTCAACTGGTGGCTGAGACATTACATCGCAATCCTGATGCCGTTCGTTCCTTAGCCCAAGTCATGTTGCGTAAAACCGAGGGCAACC belongs to Coleofasciculaceae cyanobacterium and includes:
- a CDS encoding transposase — translated: MGRFAQRLAALLDGLLALQTVAPSGFNRETDECITWTSTRRREKAVRPRGGFLRKGTRTKTKAQWTTLMIVDSQAVENTCNASVESKGFCFYKATNGIKRHLAVDTLGFPFFTHCTRASISDDAGLIEMLTQNIDYFRAKPMNIPKITILLDHGYHPKYLTQELEKGYPQIMRKIKFELSTKHSKQEIEEYVVFG
- a CDS encoding DUF4258 domain-containing protein, with the protein product MPPSIKAIREKINQNDFELSKHAVDQSIIRNIPIAEIIEAIQRGEIIEDYYADDKYGASCLIAGFTIRDRPVHIQCSYPSRPLVKIITIYQPNSDFWNKNFTQRKN
- a CDS encoding DnaB-like helicase C-terminal domain-containing protein, giving the protein MLFTTFVALAQINRGVESQSNKRLSIASAKDSCSLEENADLLLMLYRDEYYNSDTLDLGVMEIIVGKNRNGSTGTCMVMFNPSIGNFSNFKNSIL
- a CDS encoding AAA family ATPase; this translates as MITLLGVAIHSKIYESSATLVYRGIREQDNRSVVAKVLKQDYPSPGELTRYRQEYEITHSLNIDGVVKAYSQEDYQRTLVILLEDFGGESLERLQQRSDFYPMPLANFLGLAIAITDTLGKIHAAHVIHKDINPGNIVFNPNTGVVKIIDFGIATRFSRTNPTFKSLHLLEGTPAYLSPEQTGRMNRMLDYRTDFYSLGVTFYELLTGQLPFPTKDLLELVHCHIVRPPTPPHELNATIPQPVSDLILKLTAKNAEDRYQSAWGIKADLECCAQQLAEMGQIKAMSLGLQDVSEQFCISQKLYGRETQTKALLAAFDRVARKETFGEICQLESGIKNAQFNVELMLVAGYAGIGKTALVQELYKPITTKHGYFISGKFDQFRRNVPYSAIVAALQKLVQQLLGESDEQVELWRSRLLTALGSNGQIIIDVIPEVEFIIGKQPPVPEVGATEAQNRFNLHVSKVCAGVLCKRASPGHLFRRSTVDRFCDVEVN